A stretch of Paludisphaera borealis DNA encodes these proteins:
- a CDS encoding protein-arginine deiminase family protein, with protein MRRLSRWLLLIAGCCWGTASAGSEPSTNIRVYADLLHEGSLVGPVATDKPVERGFCITVPIPTSVADLDEIQAEDPRFEGLGERLARVRVETPPGAGVLRIACKDIGENRIRLYRRDAHGWLRIKLGPDHVFSLPADGDRVIEIAVAVVYPKSDRPLGRQPWASSFTLEIGLQGAGSTVVRIPCRVAPFLIPSPLDPVADVLIVDHKATEATVEAMKVQAATVGFRLVPYQGRRESDMWMQDTIQPGLFAYPTPESPRMMNAALIGGRRHWRHGSNELDARVRETLQKCGFLTVQPGVSGKSTAWTDRYGNLEATPPHVDGRRRRFPYGRILTGRQGGMAMHPDVLKFLEAQGLQWPPIVIDTSWLMIGHVDEVVQFVPAKNEAGFRVLLPSPRAARKVLDAAVGRGLGDVAVFAGTRDATTVGELRRSVAASDENRRVDANIEAVEKHLALELNLDQADFVHLPVLFDHGVAVIPNGVNGLVANGHFLVPDPHGPMHEGKDLFAEAIVSALDACDVKVAFIDVWDAYHIRAGELHCGTNAIRRLRDPAWWKHVEAEQSNDSE; from the coding sequence ATGCGTCGCCTCTCACGATGGTTGCTGCTCATCGCCGGCTGCTGCTGGGGGACGGCGTCGGCTGGAAGCGAGCCCTCGACCAACATCCGCGTCTATGCCGACCTCCTGCACGAAGGTTCGCTCGTCGGGCCCGTGGCGACGGATAAGCCGGTCGAGCGGGGATTTTGCATCACGGTTCCGATCCCGACCTCCGTGGCCGACCTCGATGAAATCCAGGCGGAAGATCCGCGATTCGAGGGACTCGGAGAACGGCTCGCCCGCGTCCGCGTCGAGACTCCGCCCGGCGCCGGCGTCCTGCGGATCGCCTGCAAGGACATCGGTGAAAATCGGATCCGCCTGTATCGACGGGACGCCCACGGCTGGTTGAGGATCAAGCTCGGGCCGGACCACGTCTTCTCCCTCCCGGCGGACGGGGACCGTGTGATCGAGATCGCCGTCGCCGTGGTCTATCCCAAGTCCGATAGGCCGCTCGGGAGGCAGCCCTGGGCGTCGTCCTTCACCTTGGAGATCGGCCTTCAAGGGGCCGGCTCGACGGTCGTGCGAATCCCTTGTCGAGTCGCCCCATTCCTGATCCCGTCGCCGCTCGACCCCGTGGCCGACGTCCTCATCGTCGACCACAAGGCGACGGAGGCGACCGTCGAAGCGATGAAGGTCCAGGCCGCCACGGTGGGATTCAGGCTCGTTCCTTATCAAGGAAGGCGCGAGTCTGATATGTGGATGCAAGACACGATCCAGCCGGGCCTGTTCGCCTACCCGACGCCGGAAAGCCCTCGGATGATGAATGCGGCCCTCATCGGCGGCCGAAGGCATTGGAGGCATGGCTCAAATGAGCTGGACGCGCGGGTGCGGGAGACGCTCCAGAAGTGCGGCTTCCTCACCGTCCAGCCCGGCGTCTCCGGGAAGAGCACGGCCTGGACGGATCGATACGGGAACCTGGAAGCCACGCCTCCCCATGTGGATGGGCGGCGTCGGCGCTTTCCTTACGGCCGGATCTTGACGGGGCGGCAGGGCGGAATGGCCATGCACCCCGATGTCTTGAAGTTCCTCGAAGCCCAGGGCCTGCAATGGCCGCCCATCGTCATCGACACGTCGTGGCTCATGATCGGGCATGTGGACGAGGTGGTGCAATTCGTCCCGGCGAAGAACGAAGCCGGCTTTCGGGTGCTCCTCCCCAGCCCGAGGGCCGCCCGGAAGGTGCTCGACGCCGCGGTCGGACGAGGTCTCGGCGACGTCGCCGTCTTCGCGGGCACGCGCGACGCGACGACCGTCGGCGAGCTACGACGCTCGGTCGCCGCGTCGGATGAGAACCGGCGGGTCGATGCGAACATCGAGGCCGTCGAGAAGCACCTGGCCCTGGAATTGAACCTTGATCAAGCCGACTTCGTCCACCTTCCCGTTCTCTTCGACCACGGCGTGGCCGTCATTCCTAACGGGGTGAACGGCCTGGTCGCGAACGGCCATTTCTTGGTTCCGGACCCGCATGGCCCGATGCACGAAGGCAAGGACCTGTTCGCCGAGGCGATCGTTTCGGCGCTGGACGCTTGCGACGTCAAGGTGGCGTTCATCGACGTCTGGGACGCGTATCACATCCGCGCCGGCGAATTACATTGCGGGACCAACGCCATCCGGCGATTGCGCGACCCAGCCTGGTGGAAGCACGTCGAGGCGGAACAATCGAACGATTCCGAGTAG
- a CDS encoding RrF2 family transcriptional regulator, translated as MLPKTAEYALRAVVWLGRDPDRAESADRLAERTKVPRRYLNKVLQDLVRAELVRSQSGPGGGYSLAKSPEEVTILDVVNAVGELERIRHCPLGLPSHTKLCPLHRELDKVYAATERALSRVTIAELHRSTDPIIPLCDVPGLPSPV; from the coding sequence ATGTTGCCGAAAACCGCCGAGTACGCGTTGCGGGCCGTGGTCTGGCTGGGACGCGACCCCGACCGCGCCGAGTCGGCCGATCGCCTGGCCGAGCGGACGAAGGTTCCGAGGCGGTATTTGAACAAGGTGCTGCAAGACCTGGTGCGCGCGGAGCTTGTGCGGTCGCAGTCGGGGCCTGGGGGCGGTTACTCGCTGGCGAAGTCGCCGGAGGAAGTGACGATCCTCGACGTGGTAAACGCGGTGGGCGAGCTGGAGCGCATCCGCCATTGCCCGCTGGGCCTGCCGTCGCACACCAAGCTGTGCCCGCTCCACCGCGAGCTGGACAAGGTCTACGCCGCCACCGAGCGGGCCCTGTCGCGAGTGACGATCGCCGAGCTGCACCGCTCGACCGACCCGATCATCCCCCTCTGCGACGTCCCCGGCTTGCCGTCGCCCGTATGA
- the hmpA gene encoding NO-inducible flavohemoprotein: MLSDRTIQIVKATAPAVAANAEAITTRFYTLMFAGNPEVRVFFNQAHQHSGGQQRALAGAICAYAVNIDNLGALGPAVELIAQKHCSLGIRPEHYPIVGKHLLVAVKDVLGDAVTEEVTAAWAEAYGFLAEIFIAREAEIYREQAAADGGWNGYRRFVVDRVVPESEIITSFYLKPADGGALPPFKPGQYITVKIDHPVTPTSPRNYSLSDRPGVGHYRISVKREPALTPDAPDGLISNYLHDHVKKGDVLNVGPPCGEFTLDPTACIKRPVALLSGGVGVTPILSMLKTLAHSQVDTPIHFLHAARNSRFHAFADEVRALADATPNIQVHFRYDEPLADDVVLRRCDSTGLIDLALLDEFLPGKDADFYFCGPKPFMEGLHRQLREWGVDDSQVHYEFFGPKSDLA; the protein is encoded by the coding sequence ATGCTCAGCGATCGCACCATCCAGATCGTCAAGGCGACCGCGCCAGCCGTGGCCGCGAACGCCGAGGCGATCACCACTCGATTTTACACTTTGATGTTCGCGGGGAACCCGGAAGTTCGGGTTTTCTTCAACCAGGCGCACCAGCATTCAGGCGGGCAGCAGCGGGCGCTCGCGGGGGCGATCTGCGCGTATGCGGTCAACATCGACAACCTCGGGGCGCTTGGCCCGGCGGTCGAGCTGATCGCGCAGAAGCACTGCTCGCTGGGCATCCGTCCCGAGCATTATCCGATCGTCGGCAAGCACCTGCTGGTCGCCGTGAAGGATGTGCTGGGCGACGCGGTGACCGAGGAGGTGACCGCCGCGTGGGCCGAGGCGTACGGCTTCCTCGCCGAGATCTTCATCGCCCGCGAGGCGGAGATCTACCGCGAGCAGGCGGCGGCCGACGGCGGCTGGAACGGGTATCGCCGGTTCGTGGTCGATCGCGTGGTTCCCGAAAGCGAGATCATCACGTCGTTCTATCTCAAGCCCGCCGACGGTGGCGCCTTGCCTCCGTTCAAGCCGGGCCAGTACATCACGGTGAAGATCGACCACCCGGTCACGCCGACCTCGCCCCGCAACTACAGCCTGTCCGACCGCCCGGGCGTCGGCCACTACCGGATCAGCGTCAAGCGCGAGCCGGCCCTGACTCCCGACGCCCCGGACGGCCTGATCTCGAACTACCTCCACGACCACGTCAAGAAAGGCGACGTGCTGAACGTCGGCCCCCCCTGCGGCGAGTTCACGCTCGACCCCACGGCTTGCATCAAGCGCCCGGTGGCGCTGCTCTCCGGCGGCGTCGGCGTCACCCCGATCCTGTCGATGCTCAAGACCCTGGCCCATTCCCAGGTGGACACGCCGATCCACTTCCTCCACGCCGCCCGCAACAGCCGGTTCCACGCGTTCGCCGACGAGGTCCGCGCGCTGGCCGACGCCACCCCGAACATCCAGGTCCACTTCCGTTACGACGAACCGCTCGCCGACGACGTCGTGCTCCGCCGTTGCGACAGCACGGGCCTCATCGACCTGGCCTTGCTCGACGAGTTCCTGCCCGGCAAGGACGCCGACTTCTACTTCTGCGGCCCCAAGCCGTTCATGGAAGGCCTCCACCGCCAGCTCCGCGAATGGGGCGTCGACGACTCCCAGGTCCACTACGAATTCTTCGGCCCCAAGAGCGACCTCGCCTGA
- a CDS encoding alpha/beta hydrolase family protein has translation MADLVSRIGSSWRRHLPTLAAAIPVAAFVLGMAGPAARADETGAESGFDEHRVEFHNQGVKLAGSLLLPRSEGPVPAVVFVHGAGPQTREPYREVGAYFASQGIAALIYDKRGTGQSGGAYESYEPYENLVNDALSAVAFLKQLREIAPSQVGIWGLSQGAYISAAAASRSKDIKFIIVVGADVADGMMFYYRDNLFRRYGLSDTLRDVAEKLYLVDQDLQRTFQDGFRLSSFAPRSYPPPDEYVHPAWGHVNQPVLAMWGQLDQHVPVGESVAGLKNSLAQANNENWTIIILPQTNHDLKISETGALQSKSRGYPPGALQTMTDGAWSAIDRPSEIGKLKQEGVAPESGILPRLSSYESLRWYGNGTVQAALWILFLVSFIANTIGGAWCCSTRLFRRRQSVALPASNRVVNLKRAIGALNFLILVTFSIAALLVLDQLHPSCPTVLLFVPLLGTVSTLATVALLIVLVSTRHDQGWTAARRIRFSLDVLCLVLFVPYMFYWNLIGFRF, from the coding sequence ATGGCGGACTTAGTGTCCCGGATCGGTTCATCCTGGCGCCGCCACCTACCGACGTTGGCTGCCGCGATACCTGTCGCCGCGTTTGTGTTGGGGATGGCGGGACCGGCGGCCAGAGCCGATGAAACCGGGGCGGAATCCGGGTTCGACGAGCACCGCGTCGAGTTTCACAATCAGGGCGTCAAGCTAGCCGGAAGTCTGCTTTTACCAAGAAGCGAAGGACCTGTTCCGGCCGTTGTCTTTGTCCATGGCGCGGGCCCACAGACTCGCGAGCCGTACCGTGAGGTTGGTGCGTATTTTGCGAGCCAGGGTATTGCCGCATTGATCTACGACAAGCGCGGAACGGGCCAGTCCGGCGGCGCCTACGAGAGTTATGAGCCCTACGAGAACCTGGTCAATGACGCTCTTTCCGCTGTCGCCTTCCTGAAGCAGCTCCGCGAGATCGCGCCATCACAGGTCGGCATCTGGGGGCTCAGTCAAGGCGCCTACATCAGCGCCGCCGCGGCGTCTCGATCGAAAGACATTAAATTCATCATTGTCGTGGGGGCAGACGTCGCCGACGGCATGATGTTCTACTATCGTGACAACCTGTTCCGAAGGTATGGGCTTTCGGACACATTGCGTGACGTGGCCGAGAAATTGTATCTCGTAGACCAGGATTTGCAGCGAACATTTCAAGATGGCTTCCGTCTCTCTTCGTTTGCGCCCCGATCATATCCTCCACCGGACGAATACGTGCATCCCGCGTGGGGCCATGTGAACCAGCCGGTCCTGGCAATGTGGGGACAACTGGATCAACATGTTCCGGTCGGCGAAAGCGTTGCGGGTTTGAAGAATTCGCTGGCTCAGGCGAACAATGAGAACTGGACGATCATCATCCTGCCGCAGACAAATCACGATCTGAAAATCTCCGAAACGGGCGCGCTTCAGAGCAAGTCGCGCGGCTATCCGCCGGGGGCATTGCAAACGATGACCGACGGGGCCTGGAGCGCGATCGATCGCCCTTCGGAGATCGGCAAACTGAAACAGGAGGGCGTCGCCCCGGAATCAGGGATTCTTCCCAGGTTGTCCAGCTACGAAAGCCTGCGATGGTATGGCAACGGAACAGTCCAGGCAGCCCTGTGGATTCTCTTCCTCGTCAGCTTTATTGCCAACACGATCGGAGGTGCCTGGTGCTGTTCAACCCGCTTATTCCGCCGTCGGCAAAGTGTGGCTTTGCCAGCATCCAACAGGGTTGTGAACTTGAAACGCGCGATCGGCGCCCTCAACTTTCTGATTCTTGTCACGTTTTCGATCGCCGCATTGTTGGTGCTTGACCAACTGCACCCGAGCTGTCCTACCGTCCTGCTGTTCGTTCCACTATTGGGGACCGTTTCCACCCTGGCGACCGTCGCTCTGCTGATCGTGCTTGTCAGCACTCGTCACGATCAGGGCTGGACGGCAGCGAGAAGAATCCGTTTCTCACTCGATGTACTTTGCTTGGTCCTTTTTGTCCCGTACATGTTCTACTGGAACCTGATCGGATTTCGATTTTGA
- a CDS encoding DUF1801 domain-containing protein yields the protein MMTESKAKPKAKGASRASKPRKSATKSKSGASEAKPLELLAGGDPQIAKADGDAPVPAGIRSREQATGEPASRLIDQRIRDLGGWRGETLARMRALILEADPEMTEEWKWMGTPVWSHHGIVCTGESYTKVVKLTFARGAKIPDPSRLFNSSLEGNTRRAIDIHEGEKVDAGAFKALVKAAAARNGPPVKKAKPGAKGVKPIEVREGEKVAVVLLSGGNPQIAKADGDAPVQAYIAAMPGWKRDLGKRLDALIARSVPDVRKAVRWNSPFYGIEGQGWFLSFHVLTHYVKVTFFRGMSLRPVPSGGTVRSKDARWIDIREGDQLDEEQMATWVKQAAVLPGWVP from the coding sequence ATGATGACCGAGAGCAAGGCGAAGCCCAAGGCCAAGGGCGCGTCGCGCGCAAGCAAGCCACGCAAATCGGCCACCAAGTCCAAGTCCGGTGCAAGTGAGGCCAAGCCGTTGGAACTCCTTGCAGGCGGCGATCCGCAAATCGCCAAAGCCGACGGCGACGCGCCCGTCCCAGCGGGTATAAGGAGCCGTGAGCAAGCGACCGGGGAACCCGCTTCCCGGCTCATCGACCAGCGGATTCGCGACCTGGGGGGATGGCGCGGGGAGACCCTGGCCCGCATGCGGGCGCTGATCCTGGAAGCCGACCCCGAGATGACCGAGGAGTGGAAGTGGATGGGCACTCCGGTCTGGTCGCACCACGGGATCGTCTGCACCGGGGAGTCGTACACGAAGGTCGTGAAGCTCACGTTCGCCCGGGGGGCCAAGATTCCAGACCCATCGCGCCTCTTCAATTCCAGCTTGGAAGGCAACACGCGAAGGGCTATCGACATCCACGAAGGGGAGAAGGTCGACGCCGGCGCGTTCAAGGCGCTCGTGAAGGCCGCGGCGGCCCGGAATGGCCCGCCGGTGAAGAAGGCCAAGCCAGGTGCGAAGGGGGTCAAGCCGATCGAGGTGCGAGAAGGCGAGAAGGTCGCCGTCGTCCTACTCTCGGGCGGCAACCCGCAAATCGCGAAGGCGGACGGCGACGCTCCGGTGCAGGCGTACATCGCCGCGATGCCGGGCTGGAAGCGCGACCTCGGGAAGCGCCTCGACGCGCTCATCGCGCGGAGCGTGCCCGACGTGCGCAAGGCCGTGAGGTGGAACTCGCCGTTTTACGGCATCGAGGGCCAGGGCTGGTTCCTGTCGTTCCACGTCCTCACCCACTACGTCAAGGTGACCTTCTTCCGCGGCATGTCGCTGCGACCGGTCCCGTCCGGCGGCACGGTGCGCAGCAAGGACGCGCGCTGGATCGACATCCGCGAAGGCGACCAGCTCGACGAGGAGCAAATGGCGACGTGGGTGAAGCAGGCCGCGGTGTTGCCCGGCTGGGTTCCTTAG
- a CDS encoding DUF2306 domain-containing protein translates to MRSNRPTLPERILVVLACAMILKTIASTASNYPDYFPPNFASDFLWGREGHFRGAYRWAFYTHILSGPVALLLGLILIVERSRPRFPTWHRHLGRLQVACVLLLVTPSGLWMAYYAAAGPVAAVGLATLAIATATTVSFGAWSATTRRFADHRRWMWRCYLLLCSAVVLRLIGGLATVTGTAAPWVDPLATWMSWLAPLSAFEFYERTRRRFGIP, encoded by the coding sequence ATGCGCTCGAACCGTCCGACATTACCGGAGCGCATTCTGGTCGTCCTGGCGTGCGCCATGATCCTCAAGACGATCGCAAGCACGGCATCGAACTATCCAGACTACTTCCCTCCCAATTTCGCCTCCGACTTCCTGTGGGGCCGAGAGGGTCATTTCCGGGGCGCCTATCGGTGGGCGTTCTACACGCACATCCTGTCCGGGCCCGTCGCGCTGCTCCTGGGATTGATCCTGATCGTTGAGCGATCTCGGCCCCGTTTTCCGACATGGCATCGCCATCTCGGCCGACTCCAGGTCGCGTGCGTCTTGTTGCTGGTGACGCCCAGCGGACTGTGGATGGCCTATTATGCCGCGGCAGGCCCCGTCGCGGCGGTCGGGTTGGCGACGTTGGCGATCGCCACCGCGACCACCGTGTCATTCGGCGCTTGGTCGGCGACGACGCGACGGTTTGCGGATCATCGCCGATGGATGTGGCGATGTTATCTCCTGCTCTGCTCGGCCGTCGTGCTCAGACTGATCGGCGGGTTGGCGACGGTCACGGGAACGGCCGCCCCGTGGGTCGATCCCCTGGCCACCTGGATGAGTTGGCTCGCGCCGCTCTCGGCCTTCGAGTTCTACGAGCGGACGAGGCGAAGATTCGGGATTCCTTGA
- a CDS encoding DUF1559 domain-containing protein: MSAHFKNDPEFNDAVPMPISGRGFTLAEILVLVGIIALLIALLLPLNRGGARHAARRAQCVNNLKGIALALHNYEQEHKALPPAYTVDAQGNPLHSWRTLILPYLEQKSLYQTIDLTKPWNDPANAKALATSLPIFRCPVVGPGNTTTYLANTAPNGCLIPGQPRNLAEITDGTTSTLMVIEAGEEHAVPWMAPVDADESLVLSLGSDAKLPHTGGVNACFVDGHVQFLKASTPAKLLRGLISIAGGEEIPGDW; this comes from the coding sequence ATGTCCGCTCACTTCAAGAACGACCCGGAGTTCAACGACGCCGTCCCAATGCCGATCTCGGGGCGAGGATTCACGCTCGCCGAGATCCTCGTGCTCGTGGGCATCATCGCGCTCCTGATCGCACTGCTGCTGCCGCTTAATCGTGGCGGCGCGCGGCATGCCGCGCGCCGCGCTCAATGCGTCAACAACCTGAAAGGCATCGCGCTGGCGCTTCACAACTATGAACAAGAGCACAAGGCCTTACCGCCCGCGTACACGGTGGACGCGCAAGGGAATCCGCTGCACAGTTGGCGGACGCTGATACTCCCCTATCTCGAACAGAAGTCCCTCTACCAGACGATCGACCTCACGAAACCCTGGAACGACCCGGCGAACGCCAAGGCGCTCGCGACATCTCTCCCTATCTTTCGATGTCCGGTGGTCGGGCCGGGGAACACGACGACCTACCTGGCGAACACCGCTCCGAACGGCTGCTTGATTCCCGGCCAACCTCGAAATCTGGCGGAGATCACCGACGGCACCACGTCGACGCTCATGGTGATCGAGGCCGGCGAGGAGCACGCCGTCCCCTGGATGGCCCCGGTCGATGCGGACGAGTCGCTGGTGCTGAGTCTCGGTTCGGACGCGAAACTGCCTCACACGGGAGGCGTGAACGCATGCTTCGTCGATGGCCACGTGCAGTTTCTGAAAGCCAGCACGCCGGCCAAGCTGCTTCGAGGGTTGATATCGATCGCCGGCGGGGAAGAGATTCCTGGAGACTGGTGA
- a CDS encoding helix-turn-helix domain-containing protein → MTVSKKSEKNLGTVKSGHVSAVASATVRRGEAARPTLQPSPLVGAVRSRLGLSRKLFSRLAGFSERAVADWESGKPLSEPAVRRIKELERFRERLAEVVAAEAIPVWLDTPNAAFDGLKPLEVIERGEIDRLWNMIFYLESGIAS, encoded by the coding sequence ATGACCGTTAGCAAGAAATCCGAGAAGAATCTGGGGACGGTGAAGTCAGGGCATGTATCGGCTGTCGCATCGGCGACTGTCCGCCGTGGCGAAGCGGCGAGGCCAACGCTCCAGCCTTCGCCGTTGGTAGGCGCGGTTCGAAGCCGGCTGGGGCTAAGCCGGAAGCTGTTCTCGCGGCTCGCCGGATTTTCGGAGCGAGCCGTCGCGGATTGGGAGAGCGGTAAGCCGTTGAGTGAGCCCGCCGTTCGGCGCATCAAGGAACTCGAGCGGTTCCGTGAGCGGCTGGCCGAGGTCGTGGCGGCCGAGGCCATCCCGGTCTGGCTCGATACGCCGAACGCGGCGTTCGACGGGTTGAAGCCGCTCGAAGTGATCGAGCGCGGGGAGATCGATCGGCTTTGGAACATGATTTTCTATCTGGAATCCGGAATCGCGAGCTGA
- a CDS encoding RES family NAD+ phosphorylase, with product MSHHPDSPRLERAVTRLLPAAVPFQGVAYRSASPRYANLHDLLTGAGARLSGARWNPPGSFPSVYLSLDPHTALDEVLAHFHHYALSIPSAMPRVTVAVSASLQRLLDLTDAEVCSSLRLSRRRLLTEPWREMQAAGEEAVTQAVGRVAFHAGVEGLLVPSAARAHGVNLIVFPANIDRSSLLEVLGAEELPPRL from the coding sequence GTGTCCCATCACCCGGACAGCCCGCGTCTGGAGCGCGCTGTCACTCGCCTGCTTCCGGCCGCCGTGCCGTTTCAGGGAGTCGCTTATCGCTCAGCGTCGCCCCGCTATGCGAACCTTCACGATCTGCTGACAGGTGCTGGGGCGAGACTATCCGGGGCGAGATGGAATCCACCGGGGAGTTTTCCATCCGTCTATTTGAGCCTTGATCCGCACACGGCGCTTGATGAAGTCTTGGCTCACTTCCATCACTACGCCTTGTCGATCCCGTCGGCGATGCCGCGTGTGACGGTCGCTGTATCCGCATCACTTCAGCGCCTCCTCGATCTCACGGACGCAGAGGTTTGCTCGTCGCTCCGACTGTCACGACGAAGGCTCCTAACCGAACCCTGGCGAGAGATGCAAGCGGCAGGTGAAGAAGCTGTCACCCAGGCCGTGGGGCGCGTCGCCTTCCATGCGGGAGTAGAGGGCCTGTTGGTTCCATCGGCGGCGAGGGCGCATGGCGTCAACCTCATCGTCTTCCCCGCGAACATCGATCGATCCAGTCTCCTTGAAGTTCTCGGAGCCGAGGAACTTCCACCCAGGCTCTGA
- a CDS encoding very short patch repair endonuclease, whose protein sequence is MADNLTPEQRRKTMQAVKGKNTSLERTLSSAFHRRGWRYRRNYALLPGKPDFVFTKARVVVFVDGDFWHGWRYPQWKHKLSDYWRAKIERNRARDRRNFQRLRRQGWTVLRLWGHDVEKNLDASVERVRVLLEAVRNKLDDETPRV, encoded by the coding sequence GTGGCCGACAACCTGACGCCCGAACAGCGCCGCAAGACCATGCAGGCGGTGAAGGGCAAGAACACGTCGCTTGAGCGGACTCTGTCGTCGGCCTTCCACCGCCGAGGCTGGCGGTATCGACGCAACTACGCACTCTTGCCCGGCAAACCGGACTTCGTGTTCACGAAAGCCCGCGTCGTCGTCTTCGTCGACGGCGACTTCTGGCACGGCTGGCGCTACCCCCAGTGGAAGCACAAGCTCTCCGACTACTGGCGAGCCAAGATCGAGCGCAACCGCGCCCGCGACCGCCGCAACTTCCAGCGCCTCCGCCGCCAAGGCTGGACCGTCCTCCGCCTCTGGGGCCACGACGTCGAAAAGAACCTCGACGCGTCGGTCGAACGAGTCCGAGTGCTTCTGGAGGCGGTGCGGAATAAGTTGGACGACGAGACGCCCCGCGTGTGA
- a CDS encoding DNA cytosine methyltransferase, producing the protein MAGIARSNKTFCEFFAGIGLVREGLAGSGWSCAYANDVDPKKQQLYEGRFGAEGHFHLGDVWNTPEVLARITGRPFLATASFPCVDLSLAGHGRGFEGSHSSTFFGFVQLLEALADRRPRVVLLENVSGFVTSSGGKDFEAAARSLADLGYWLDAFMLDAGWFLPQSRPRVFVVGVRDGLDRPLAARRSPSDWIADDWTRRIEAADRRVRPPKLVDRMKAIDLATGWTAFDVPVPRRKPPHVAELIDLGDDPSWWDAAAVTKHHDMMSDRHRERVDAMVESGETFVGTIYRRKRAGATRAEVRFDGVAGCLRTPRGGSGKQIVVAVDRGVLRMRWMSAREYARLQGAPTFPLAANTIQNLFGFGDAVCVPVIQWIDEHVLSPVFAGAHEDGDAESPRAERGRQPDARTAPQDHAGGEGQEHVA; encoded by the coding sequence ATGGCGGGCATCGCGAGATCGAACAAGACGTTCTGCGAGTTCTTCGCCGGCATCGGGCTGGTGCGCGAGGGGCTCGCCGGGTCGGGCTGGTCGTGCGCGTACGCGAACGACGTCGACCCCAAGAAGCAGCAGCTTTACGAGGGGCGGTTCGGGGCCGAGGGCCATTTCCACCTGGGCGACGTCTGGAACACCCCAGAAGTCCTGGCGCGGATCACCGGCCGGCCGTTCCTGGCGACGGCCTCTTTTCCCTGCGTTGACCTCTCCCTCGCCGGCCACGGGCGCGGGTTTGAAGGCTCCCACTCGTCGACGTTCTTCGGATTCGTCCAGTTGCTTGAGGCGTTGGCCGACCGTCGGCCGCGCGTGGTGTTGCTCGAAAACGTGTCGGGCTTCGTCACATCGTCGGGCGGCAAGGATTTCGAGGCCGCCGCGCGGTCGCTCGCGGACCTCGGCTACTGGCTCGACGCCTTCATGCTCGACGCCGGCTGGTTCCTGCCGCAGAGCCGTCCGCGCGTGTTCGTCGTCGGCGTCCGCGACGGCCTCGACCGGCCGCTCGCCGCGCGGCGGTCGCCGTCCGACTGGATCGCCGACGACTGGACCCGGCGCATCGAGGCCGCCGACCGTCGCGTCCGGCCGCCGAAGCTGGTCGACCGGATGAAAGCGATCGACCTGGCGACCGGCTGGACGGCCTTCGACGTCCCGGTCCCCCGCCGCAAGCCGCCGCACGTCGCCGAGCTGATCGACCTGGGCGACGACCCTTCGTGGTGGGACGCGGCGGCCGTCACGAAGCATCACGATATGATGAGCGACCGCCACCGCGAGCGGGTCGACGCCATGGTGGAGTCGGGCGAGACGTTCGTGGGGACGATCTACCGCCGCAAGCGCGCCGGCGCGACCCGGGCCGAGGTCCGGTTCGACGGCGTCGCCGGCTGCCTGCGGACGCCTCGCGGCGGCAGCGGCAAGCAGATCGTGGTGGCCGTCGACCGGGGCGTGCTGCGGATGCGCTGGATGTCGGCCCGCGAGTACGCCCGGCTGCAAGGGGCGCCGACGTTCCCGTTGGCCGCCAACACGATCCAGAACCTGTTCGGATTCGGCGACGCCGTCTGCGTGCCGGTCATACAATGGATCGACGAGCACGTCCTGTCGCCGGTCTTCGCCGGGGCGCACGAGGACGGAGACGCGGAATCGCCGAGGGCGGAACGTGGCCGACAACCTGACGCCCGAACAGCGCCGCAAGACCATGCAGGCGGTGAAGGGCAAGAACACGTCGCTTGA